One Anolis carolinensis isolate JA03-04 chromosome 5, rAnoCar3.1.pri, whole genome shotgun sequence DNA segment encodes these proteins:
- the ankrd16 gene encoding ankyrin repeat domain-containing protein 16 — protein sequence MMSEGELQKALPRLVQEGKLPILQEEMKSVEGLSQEVRRKHFGRSGDTLLHYAARHGHLSIVQYLVETLGMDLELFNNDYKRPLHEAASMGHWDCALYLLNRGAAVDCLKKSDWTPLMMACTRRNLEVIQDLVQHGANPLLKNKDGWNCFHIACREGDPRVIQYLLDVSPGIWDTESKIRRTPLHTAAMHGCLEVVKVLLERCCYGPDSVDKCGVTPFMDAIQNGHLDIARLLLEKHKADHSRKDALGAQPLHQAAVTAQDDALRFLVSGLNVDVNARATILQLTALHYAAKEGHANTIQTLLFLGADVNAKDGKDRTALHMACAGQHTVCAHVLLEAGLQDSPDFSGTHAWQMARKPSLLQLFEKTDVSA from the exons ATGATGTCTGAAGGGGAGCTCCAGAAAGCTCTTCCCAGGTTGGTTCAAGAAGGGAAGCTCCCCATTCTTCAAGAAGAAATGAAAAGTGTGGAGGGCTTGAGCCAGGAGGTGCGGAGGAAGCACTTTGGCCGGTCGGGGGACACTCTGCTCCACTATGCCGCCCGGCACGGCCACCTCAGCATCGTCCAATACTTAGTCGAGACCTTGGGAATGGATCTGGAGCTCTTCAACAACGATTACAAGCGTCCCCTCCACgaagcggcttccatggggcactGGGACTGCGCCTTGTACCTGCTGAACCGAGGGGCTGCTGTCGACTGCCTGAAAAAATCAGACTG GACACCCCTCATGATGGCTTGCACAAGGAGGAACTTGGAAGTCATCCAAGATCTCGTCCAGCATGGAGCAAACCCATTGCTGAAGAACAAAGACGGCTGGAACTGTTTCCACATCGCTTGCCGAGAAGGGGATCCCCGAGTGATCCAGTACCTGCTCGATGTCTCTCCTGGCATCTGGGATACAGAGAGCAAGATCAGAAGGACCCCTCTGCACACAGCAG CGATGCATGGATGCCTGGAGGTTGTGAAAGTGCTACTTGAAAG GTGCTGCTATGGACCAGACAGTGTGGACAAATGTGGAGTTACTCCCTTTATGGATGCCATACAAAACGGGCACCTTGATATCGCCCGGCTGCTTCTAGAGAAACATAAG GCTGATCACAGCAGGAAGGATGCCCTCGGGGCTCAACCACTGCACCAAGCGGCGGTCACAGCGCAAGACGATGCCCTTCGGTTCCTCGTTTCGGGCCTCAATGTTGATGTCAACGCAAGGGCCACCATCTTACAGCTCACTGCACTTCATTATGCAGCCAAG GAAGGGCACGCAAACACCATCCAGACCCTTCTCTTCCTCGGCGCTGATGTGAACGCTAAGGATGGCAAAGATCGAACAG CCCTGCATATGGCGTGCGCTGGGCAGCATACCGTGTGCGCGCACGTTCTCCTCGAGGCAGGACTGCAAGATTCGCCAGACTTCTCTGGAACACACGCCTGGCAGATGGCCAGGAAGCCGAGCCTCCTCCAGCTTTTCGAGAAGACAGACGTGAGCGCATGA